A region from the Triticum urartu cultivar G1812 chromosome 1, Tu2.1, whole genome shotgun sequence genome encodes:
- the LOC125510811 gene encoding uncharacterized protein LOC125510811, giving the protein MAAAAASTGNGSPPVGLLVLMVLALAAGWFANAVRPPPPTPCGEPGGPPVTAPRVRMRDGRFLAYAESGVSRDGARFKVVYSHGFSGSRMDSPRASQALLEELGVYMVAFDRAGYGESDPDPRRSLESAALDIQDLGDALDLGDKFHLICSSLGCHAGWASVKYIPHRLAGVAMMAPVINYRWSGLPRGLARQLYRRQPLGDQWSLRVAYYAPWLLHWWMSQPWLPTSTVVSGSGSFPNALDEKNRLMALSTGMFQKRAQAATQQGVQESFYRDMAVMFGRWPEFEPTDLGEAPPFPVHLFQGDEDGVVPVQLQRHICRRLGWVGYHELAGVGHFLSAVPGLGDRIIGTLLPGPAGNSSTAAGSVCAY; this is encoded by the exons ATGGCGGCTGCCGCTGCTTCCACAG GGAACGGGAGCCCGCCGGTGGGTCTGCTGGTGCTGATGGTGCTGGCATTGGCGGCCGGGTGGTTCGCGAACgccgtccgcccgccgccgccgacgccgtgCGGTGAGCCCGGCGGGCCGCCGGTGACGGCGCCGAGGGTGCGGATGCGCGACGGGCGGTTCTTGGCGtacgccgagtccggcgtgagcCGGGACGGCGCGCGGTTCAAGGTCGTCTACTCGCACGGCTTCTCCGGCAGCCGCATGGACTCGCCCCGCGCCTCGCAGGCGCTGCTGGAGGAGCTGGGCGTGTACATGGTGGCGTTCGACCGCGCCGGCTACGGCGAGAGCGACCCGGACCCGCGCCGGTCGCTGGAGAGCGCGGCGCTGGACATCCAGGACCTCGGCGACGCGCTGGACCTCGGCGACAAGTTCCACCTCATCTGCTCCTCCCTCGGCTGCCACGCCGGCTGGGCCTCCgtcaagtacatcccacacaggcTGGCCGGAGTGGCGATGATGGCGCCGGTGATAAACTACCGGTGGTCGGGGCTGCCGAGGGGGCTGGCGCGTCAGCTGTACCGGCGCCAGCCGCTGGGTGACCAGTGGTCGCTCCGCGTGGCCTACTACGCGCCGTGGCTGCTGCACTGGTGGATGAGCCAGCCATGGCTGCCCACCTCCACCGTCGTCAGCGGCTCCGGCTCCTTCCCCAACGCCCTCGACGAGAAGAACCGCCTCATGGCCCTCTCCACCGGAATGTTCCAAAAG AGGGCACAGGCGGCCACGCAGCAGGGGGTGCAGGAGTCCTTCTACCGCGACATGGCGGTGATGTtcgggcggtggccggagttcgagCCGACGGACCTCGGGGAGGCGCCGCCGTTCCCGGTGCACCTCTTCCAGGGCGACGAGGACGGTGTCGTGCCGGTGCAGCTGCAGCGGCACATATGCCGCCGGCTCGGCTGGGTCGGCTACCACGAGCTCGCCGGGGTGGGGCACTTCCTGTCGGCGGTGCCGGGGCTCGGAGACAGGATCATCGGCACCCTATTGCCAGGGCCGGCGGGTAACAGCTCGACCGCCGCCGGCAGCGTCTGTGCGTACTGA